TGCGTCCATCGCGTCGATACGATATACTTTGATGTCCTTGCGGGTAGGCGGGTTAATGATACCGTAACCGTCGTAAATAAGGATACCGCCGGGCTTCACCTTGCTTTCAAACTTTTCGAGTGAAGGCTGGTTCAGAATGATGGCAGTGTCATATTTGCTCAAGATGGGTGAAGAAACCTTGTCATCGCTTACAATTACTGTAACGTTGGCTGTTCCACCGCGTTGTTCAGGACCGTATGCCGGCATCCAGCTCACTTCCTTGCCTTCCATCAGACCGGAATAAGCCAGAATCTTACCCATAGACAATACGCCTTGTCCACCGAAGCCTGCTATAATTATTTCTTCTTTCATTGTTCTGTTGACTTTTAGCGTTATTCTTTATCTTTTAAATCACCCAGCGGATAGAACGGGAACATATGTTCTTCCATCCATTTGTTCGATTTTTCAGGAGTCATCTTCCAACCTGAACTACAAGTTGAAACGATTTCTACCAAATTGGAACCTTTACCGCTCATGGAATTCTCGAAAGCCTTGCGGATTGCTTTCTTTGCCTTACGGATAGCCGGTACGGATTGTACGGACTGGCGGGTCACGTAAGCGGTTCCTTCCAGTTGGGCGGCGATTTCGGTAATCTTTAAAGGATAACCGTGAAGTTCGACATCACGTCCGTAAGGGCAAGTCGAACTTTTCATACCTACTAGCGTAGTCGGCGCCATCTGACCACCGGTCATGCCGTAGATAGCATTGTTGATAAAGATAATCGTGATATTCTCGCCGCGGTTCAATGCGTGGATTGTTTCGGCTGTACCGATACAAGCCAAGTCACCATCGCCCTGATAAGTGAAAACGAGACGGTCCGGCCACAGGCGTTTCACGGCAGTTGCCACAGCAGGAGCACGTCCGTGCGCTGCTTCCTGCCAGTCAATATCCAGATAGTTGTAAGCGAAAACTGCGCATCCTACCGGAGAGATTCCCACCGTTTTATCTTCCATACCCATTTCCTCTATCACTTCGGCAATGAGCTTGTGCGCCACACCATGACTGCAACCCGGACAGTAGTGCATGGCATTATCGTTCATCAGAGTCGGTTTCTTATAAACCAGATTCTCGGGTTTGATTATTTCTTCTTTAGTCATAACTTCTTCTCCTTATCTGTTGGTGAACCGTATAAAAAACTCCATCAGCTTGACAAAGATTGCCGCGCCGCATACGTAGATAAACATTTTAAAATCTTCCTTTCCTACGACGAAGTAAGTGATAATGGCAGCAAGTGCCAGTATCATAAAGAGAATGTTCAGTACGTTTCTTATTTTATCGGGATTCATCGTTTCGTTATTTGATTATTTTTTCTTCCAAGGCAGTTACAATCTCGTCCGGGTCGGGAACAATACCACCGAGACGTCCGAAATGCTCTACCTTAATTTTACCATTCACAGCCAGGCGGACATCTTCAATCATCTGTCCCGCATTCAGTTCCGTAACGAGCATGCCTTTCACCTTGTCAGCGTAAGCGGCAATTGCTTTTGTAGGGAACGGCCACAATGTGATAGGGCGAAGGATACCTACTTTGATACCTTTTTCGCGTGCCAGTTCCATTGCTTTCTGACCGATACGTGCCATTGAACCGAAAGCAATAATCAGATATTCTGCATCTTCGCAGTTTATTTCTTCGAAGCGTACTTCGTTTTCTTCTATTTCACGGTATTTGGCCTGGAAACGGAGATTGTTTATTTCCATCGCTTCCGGTTTCAGTTCGAGGGAAGTGATAATATTTGGCTTACGACCTTTTGCCTTTCCGGTGGTAGCCCATGGGCATTGTGCAATCACTTCTTCATCCGTACGGCGTGGTTTCTGTGCGGGAAGAACCACTTTCTCCATCATCTGTCCGATAACACCGTCGGCAAGGATGATAGCCGGGTTGCGGTATTTGAATGCCAGTTCGAATCCCAATGCAACGAAATCCGCCATTTCCTGTACGGATGCCGGAGCGAGGGCAATCAGTCGGTAGTCACCGTGACCACCGCCTTTTACTGTCTGGAAGTAGTCTGCCTGGCTCGGCTGGATAGTTCCCAGTCCGGGGCCGCCACGCATCACGTTTACAATCAGACAAGGAAGTTCGGCACCTGCGATGTAGGAGATACCTTCCTGTTTCAAGCTCACACCGGGGCTTGAGGATGATGTCAGTACCATCTTTCCGCTGCCTGCGCCGCCATATACCATATTGATAGCTGCCACTTCACTTTCTGCCTGAAGTACTACCATGCCGGTTGTTTCCCAGGGTTTCAGTTCGGCAAGCGTTTCCAACACTTCCGATTGGGGAGTAATAGGATAACCGAAGTATCCGTCCGCACCGCAACGGATGGCTGCGTGGGCGATGGCTTCGTTTCCTTTCATTAATACAACTTCTTCTGCCATATTCTTTTCTTTTATTCTACTTTTACTTTATACACTGAGATACATCCGTCCGGACAAACCGTTGCGCACGAGCTGCATCCGTTGCAGGTATCTTCTTTCACTTGCCAGGCATAGTTATAGCCTTTCATATTTACCTCTTTGTTGAGGGCGATTACATCGAGCGGACACGCCACTACACACAGGTTGCATCCTTTGCAACGCTCCGTGTCGACTACGATTGCTCCTTTGATTTTTGCCATAATCTTTATTTATTACGTTATCTTTGAGTACGATTATTGATTTTATTGATTGAACATATCCTTGTGGTAGAAGTTGAGGATATCTATCGCCATTTTCCTTGCCTGGACGGCAGGACTGTCAGGATTGAGTTCGATGGCATACTGGTAATTATCCAGTGCCCGTTTCCAATCTCCTTTTTTCCGGTAGGCATTTCCCCGTAAATAGTAAAGAGTATCTTTCTCTTTTTCGACAGAATTGTCTTGGAGAAGCTGGTCCAATTGCTTAATCGCTGTGTCCACGTCCCCCTGATTGATAAGCTCTTTTAGGTTGTCTATTTGCTCCATTTCTTTCGTCTTTCGGGATTCTGAAACGCAAAGATAGTTTTTATTTGTGTAAATGGGGCAAACGTGGACGGAAATTTGCATCGTTTTGAGTTTATTGCATATTGGGTGAATAAATAATTAGGATAGGAGAAAACTAAAAATAGCCGCTGAAAAGTTGCTCAACTGATTAACTTTTCATATCTTTGCTATATGAACAGAAAGATAATAGCATACGAAAACTACTATAAGGTTATGAGCGAAAAAGAACTAAAGATGTTTGATGTCGATGCGCAATTAGATGCTGCATTTGGCAAAGAAGGAACCCCGGAACGTAGAGCTGCCGAGGATAGGGCTAATGCTTTCTTTACTGGGCAGATAATTGAAGAGGCTAGAAAGAAAGCTAAGATGACACAAGCGGAACTTGCTGAAAAGATAGGAACTAATAAATCTTATATTTCCCGTGTTGAAACGGGAAAGACGGAACCTAAAGTTTCTACTTTTTATCGTATTGCTTCAGCTTTAGGGATGACAGTTGAGCTAAATCCTGCTATGTGATGGCTAAGATAGAGAATAGTATAGAGCATGATGCAATCTTTTAAAGGGGCGGTTGAAGAACTGCCTTTTTTATTTCGTCAGCTATGTATCCGCTTGATGTTTGACTATTATATTCCCTTTTTTTATTCTATCATTCTTTTATCTTGTCTCTATTAATCGTCCTATTTCTCCTGTCTTTATGTTTATCGAGAAGCGAAAATCGCAATTTGCTATATTGATGATGAAACATAAAGTTTCATTTTCATTTATGACATCTATAAAATGTAGTTTAACTCCACCGCAATATTTTTTGCCATAAGTTGCAATAAATAAATCTGCTACATTCCAAATGATTTGATTTGTACCATCCAATATATATGCTGGATTGAAGCTACCCATATAAGGACTTTCTACAATACCAATAAATATTTCATGGTAAATGGATTTAGTTATTAGCTTTAATAGATAAAACCAAACATCCAGAGCGGAATGATATTACGGAAGACATATTCCGTATCGTCCTTAACCACATATCCTTCTGCTACCTGTTTAATTTGCCGGGTAGTTTTGCTCTTTCCGCCTACTTCAAATGTTTTTCCGTCTATCTCGAAATCTGAGACAGGAGAGGAAGTCACTAAATACCCCACGCGCATCCATGAAAAGAAAACCGTTTCTCTTAAGTTGCCTGTGTCCGGTGTCTCTTCCGAAATAGCGTAGGCCATATTGGTATTGTTCAAGTAAACCTTTTCCACTTTTTCCAGCAATTTGAGCCCCTGGGCTTTTTCACGAAGTAGATTAATAATACCAGCTTTTTCTAAATAAGTGACATAATCAGGCAATGTATTGCGACTGATTTCCAAATCGCGTTCCAGTTTTGCATAGTTGGGTTTAAAAGGAACGCTTTGTGCCAGAACGTAAAGTAGTTTCTTTAGCTTTACAGCTGAAGCTACGTTCATGTCAGCGAATACCGGAATATCCGATTCTATCATTTGAGCGATAACACTTCGCAAGCGCAAGAGATATTCCGTATCACTGAAAAAGGGATAGTACCCGTACATTATATATTCTTTGAATAGCTTGAGGGGGCGTTCCTTGTCGAAAGGAAATTCCACTTTTCCGGTTAATATATCATTTAAGGAATAAGCAGGTAGATTCCAGCCTTGTGAAATGTTGAGATATTCACGAAAGGAGAGCCCGGGTAGTTTATATTCCACTTTACGACGGCTTAGGTCGGCTCCACCTTTTTCCAAATCGAGTACGGATGAGCCTGTATAGACTACTTGAAGACCTGGAATCTGGTCATAGATATTTTTTACTTCTCTGGACCATCCTTTGTATTTGTGGATTTCATCAATATAAAGTTTCTTCCCGCCATTGCTATAAAATTGATAAGCTAAGTCAAACAGTCGATGGGTGGTAAAATAGAAGTCGTCCGCCATGATAAACAGGGTTTCATCCAATTTTTCATGTAGCTTGATGTGCTGTAGCAGTAAAGTGGTTTTGCCTACTCCTCTTGCTCCCAATATGGCAATAAGACGACTGTTCCAAGCTATGTGGTCGTGCAAGTAGCGGACAAAAGCTGTGGATGTATGCTCCAATTGTAACTGAAAAGTGCGGTAAAGTGATTCCATTATTGTTCTATATTTAGAAAGCAAATATACAAAAATGCACAATAGAATATGCATTTCTATTGAAAAAGTGCATAGCTTATTGTGCATTTTTAGCATTCTCTTCACTTTTTCTCTCCAAATTCCTCATAAAGAGCTACCCTTTCCGGTAATGTTTTCTAAAACGAATATTTCGTGTCATTTTGCGTTGATATATCTAATTTTGCTAACACACATTTGAAGAAAAAAAGGCAACCAGAAAGCCTATTGCATAAATAAGTGTAAATATATTCAATATATACTGTATATTTGCTGTTTTGCGTGCATGTATATTCATTTATCTCGGCATCATTACTTACTTTTGACACCGGGAAAAGTTCGGTTCCTCACCGAGGAACGATAAGAAACTCACCGAGGAACGATATGAGACTCACCGAGAAAAATATTAATCCCTAAAAACACACTTTTTTTATGCTAATTGCAATCAATTTTCAAACGAGAACAGAATAGAAAGAAGAACAGAATTACTGAATTATACAAACGCAACAGACTATGTATACAATATATTCAATCAATATGCTATAAAATATAGTATATTTCAAACAATGCGGCACACGCTGTTGCCTCAAGAAGCTGTTTTTCGCACAATCTGCCAACCCCTTCCGCAACCAGCCGATTATACAGGGTTAAGAATATCACTTTGACAAAATGAAAATATATCATGAGATTCCAATTACCTCTCCTCTTTTACATGGTTCTTTCTCCACTGCGAGGGAGAGATGCGGTTCATTTTGGTGAACACCGTGATGAAGTTGTTATAGGAGTAGCCCGTCATTTCGGCAATCGTATTGATTGGAAGAGCGCTACTCCCGATAAGCAGCCGCTTCGAGTAGTCGACGCGCAGTTGCGCGATCCAGTTCCGGAAGGTGAGGGAATACTTCGAGTTTACATAGTCGGACAGGTATGTCCGGTTCGTCCCCAGTTCCACCGCAAGTTGCTGTATGGTCAGTGCGGGGGCTGTATAGCCTTGATTTTCAATCCATGCATTCACTTTTTCCTCTAATGCGATGAATGTCGGATTGGCGTCTTCGCCGACGGGCGGGTGCTGCTCTTCCGTTTGTTCCTTATCTTCCGCCTCATTTTCGGCAGGCATCACAATCTCCTTGATATGCCCCACCGACAGGGTGTATCGGTACAGCGAATAAGACATGTAGGTGAAAAAGATAATCCCCGCCACCATATATATAAGCAGCCCCAGGGTGGGCGCGAATGCCAGGCCGATGCCTGAAAAACCGATTATTCCCAGACCATGTGAGCTGAGAAGCATCCAGTGGGTGAAGTTGGAGACATTCTCGGAATAATAATTATCCATATCGCGCTTCATGTTGAAATATACCCTGTAATAGCGGCGCAGAATAGCATAAACCTCGTAGGCATAGTAGAGCGCGGCCACTATGACCACGTACTTTTGGACCGGTGCCGGCACAAACAGGATATTCAAAGCCATGGCAGCCATAAACACGCCCCACAGAATAATCCTGTTGCGCGTTTTCCGTACAATGGGAAAACGGTTGTCTACCAAGGCTGAAAATGCAATCTCCAGCAGGGAGCCGAAGATATAGAAGCGGGAGAGATTGACAGATATCTTAACGACCGGATCTTTCAATTCCCCGCCTAAAAACCAGGTAATGGCGATATACACTGCCCAGATGATCAATGTCGCTCCAAAGAGGCGGCGGGCTAAAGCATGATTCCGGAACACATCCCCGGGAGCCGGATCAAGCAGAAAAAACAACCCGTATACAAATGTCAACGGGAAAGATACCAGTTGTATATTATGATAAACTATTTCCATTTTAATATAAATCCTATCGCCTGCAAAGGTAGCAAAATCCCAAAAACGTTGTTTTTATTATCCATCAAAAATGCCGGAATGCCTTGAAATAACAACAAAATAATTATTGAAACAACAAATCCATTATTAAAACAACAAAAATACACACCTAAAACAACAATTGTCAATTTAGGGGGTACCTGTTTTTTGGTTTGTATTTAGGTTAGCGCTAAGTTTGTGAGACTAAACGACACAATGTTTGATTCAAATGATCCAAAATATGTTGAAAAAATTAATGTTGCCTTCTTTTCTCCTGCTGTTTGCTTTGTGCACAGGCGCACAAGAGAAGAAAGAACGTGTGTACGAGTTCCGCTTTGTACCGCAGAAAGATATGTTTTTCATTCCCTACGGTGACAACCATAAGGAGCTGGAACGATTGTCGTCCTTCGTGGCGGAACATAAAGACGCCATAGAAAACGGGCGGATGCCGCTCTATGTGGACGGTTACTGCAACTCCATGCCCGATGAATCGCAGAACTTAGCCATCGCCCGGATACGTGCCAACCGGGTGAAGTCGGAACTGATTGTACATCAGGAACTGACGGAAAAATGCTTTGTCACACATAACCATGCCGACAAGGGCAATTGGGTGACGGTGCGGGTACAGATTGCCGCCCCACGCGAATCGGCAAAAATTGCCACCACTGCAGAGAGCGGAAAGACGGGAAAAACGGTAGCAGCGGGGAAAACAGCTTCGTCGGATTTGCAATCCGACGTCTCCGAGTATCAGGATTTTCAATCCGCCTCTGACGTCTCTTCTGTTTCGTCATATCCATCATCTCATCCCTTCTCGCTCCGTGCCAACCTGCTTCGTTGGGCTACCCTCACCCCCGACCTCGGTTTGGAATGGCGCATCCACCGTCATGTGAGCATCCTCGTCAACGGCAGTTGGACTTCGTGGAGTTGGGACAACAAGAACCGCCGCTACGCCCTGTGGAAAGTCTCTCCCGAAGTACGCTATTATCTTGGTAAACAAGGCAAAGGCTTCCTCGGCGTCCTGTACCACACAGGCGAATTCCACTACAAGCTCGGCAAAACCGGACGCCAAGGTGACTACCAGGGCGGGGGACTGACAGGCGGCTACCTGCTCGACCTTAACCGTGCCTTGTCACTGGACTTTCATGCAGGCCTCGGCTACACCCGTTCCGAATACGACCAATATAAGGTAGTGGAAAGTACCCGTGTCCGCCAAGGCAGCGAAACGAAAAACTACTGGGGCATCAACCAACTCGGCATCACTCTGGTATGGAAATTAATAAAATGATATAAAAATACCGTTCACATGGACAAACTGACCATCCGCACGGACAAACGTGCAATTCCAATAATAAAATTTTCCTTCACCGGCAAGTTGCTGATATTTGCACTCGCCACGCTGCAACTGGCCGGCTGCGTGAAAGACGACCTTTACAATACCCCGCATCCCGACAAGGGAGCGGTGCGAATCACGACCGACTGGTCGGCCGCCTCTTCAGACGCTGTGCTTCCGCAGAGTTACATCTTGCGTATCGGCACTGAGGAACAGACGGTCACCGGAACAAGCAACGCTTTCAACGCACTGTTCGAGCCGGGTCGCCAAGACCTGCTGGTCTGCCACGGTGCGGACGGCATCACCCTTTCCGGCCATACCGCCACGGTAAATACACTGGCTGACGGCACGTTGGAACCCATGCCCGGTTACCTGTTTTCGGGAACGAAGTCACTTGAAATAGTAAAAGACGACACCCTGCGTGTGACTGTGAACATGGAGCAGCGCATCCGCCGCCTGACACTGGTATTAAAGCTGACACCCGGTGACGAAGACCGTATATCCACGACTTCTGCCACGCTGACGGGCATCGCTTCCGCCATTGCTTTAAGGGACGGTACGATTACCGCTACCGTCGGCAAAACGGTCGCCCCGATTTTTAGCATCGGCACGTACAGCTCGGATATACGTTCCGCCGAAGCTCCGGCACTTGTTGCCACCCTTCGCCTGCTGGGTGTAATGCCCGCAGAGCATCAGACGCTGACGCTCGCCATCACCCTGACGGACGGATACGTGCATACCGTCACCACCGACCTGTCGGAAGTGCTGAGGAACTTCAATACAGGCGCGGGTATGGAACCTCTGGTGCTTGACGCCACGCTTGAACTGCCCACCGCCGGCGATTTCCACGGCACAATCAGCGGATGGGAACAATGCAACGACCTGATAATCGACGCCCATTAACGAGCGTACAAAAATAGAACTATTAATTTTTAAACTTATAGAACAATGAAAAAAGAGTATTGGTTGGCAACCGCCTTATTAGTGGGAATGACGGCATGCAGCAACGACGAAACAGGAAATGCGATTAATGGGGAGCCAGATGCCGCCCTTTTTACAGGCAACATCGAAGCCGCCCACACCCGTGCCTTCGACCAGACGTGGGAAAGCGGTGACCAGATTGGTATCTCCGGCACCACCGGTGGTAAGACCTATACGAATATCCCCTACAATTATGCTGGCAGCGGTGATGAAACGTTTACTGCGGCCGGGGATAAAATCTACTATCAGGATGACCAGGATGTTACTTTCACGGCGTACTACCCGTGGAACGCAAGCCTGACCGGGAGTGCCACTATCAGTGCTGACACATGGGGACAGGCAGACCAGAAGAAGTTCGACTTCCTCTACGCTCAGGCAGAGGGCGGAAAGGATAAGAAAGTGGACTTCAACTTTACCCACCGTATGGTGAAACTAGTGCTGACCGTCAAGGCCGGCGCTGACATGACCTACGCTGATGTGGAGCGTGCCGCTTGCTCTTTGGAAAACTTCCTGCATGAAGGAACTTTCGACCGCACGACAGGTATAGCCACAGCTACCGGCGAGCCGAGTGGAATGTGGGTTTTCGCCAACAACGCAGCAGCGGGCGAAGAAGAATTCAATACCCCTACTGTTTCTGAGAACGAACCGGAATCTTCCGTATCATACACCCTGATTCTTTTCCCGCAGGTATTCCCGTCTACAGCCGGTAACCTGAGTTTTGCGGCAGAAACCGGTGGCAATACCTATTCTGCCGAAATCGACCTGAGCCAAGTCCCCGGCAACGATGTGAACGAGCTGAAAGCCGGCACGCAGTACAACATCACTGTCAACCTGAACAAGACAGGTCTGACCGTGGGCACATCCACAATTTCCCCGTGGAAAGAAAAGAACCATATAATTGATGCCGGCATGTAACCGGATAACTCATTAGCTATATACGAAAATAAAAACTTAATCAATAAAAATAGGGATATGAAACAATTAAGAAATTACAGCCTGCTTGCAGGCACAATGCTGACATTAGCATTAACTTCCTGCGGCAACGACGGTATTGAAGCCCAAGTTTATGACGGCCCGGTGGCCGCACAAGTCACTGCCGGTATCAATGGTGTATTAACCCGTGCGATGGACGCATCGTGGGAGAATAATGACGCTATCGGTATTTCCTGCAGCAGCACGAATACCAATTATGCCAACATGAGGTATGTGACTACCGGTGACGGAACTTTCACCCATGAGGGCGGTACCAAAAGCGGCATCTTCTTCCAAGGAACGGAAGAAGTTACTTTCTCCGCCTATTATCCTTTTAGCGGTACAGAAAAAAAATCGGCAGGAATAATCAGCGATGTAACAACCGAAAATCAAACCCAACAAAAAGATTTTGATTACCTGTATGCCACTACAAAGACCACTTACGCAAGCCCGACTATCAGCTTCACGGGAGCTTCTATCTTCAAGCATAAGATGAGCCGCCTGATTTTGAAAATCACCACTTCCGCTACGGACGGTTTCGAGGTGGGGGATGTACTAAATGGTAC
The DNA window shown above is from Bacteroides faecium and carries:
- a CDS encoding 2-oxoacid:acceptor oxidoreductase family protein, which encodes MKEEIIIAGFGGQGVLSMGKILAYSGLMEGKEVSWMPAYGPEQRGGTANVTVIVSDDKVSSPILSKYDTAIILNQPSLEKFESKVKPGGILIYDGYGIINPPTRKDIKVYRIDAMDAANEMNNAKAFNMIVLGGLLKLRPIVTLENVIKGLKKTLPERHHHLIPMNEEAIKKGMELIREV
- a CDS encoding thiamine pyrophosphate-dependent enzyme, whose amino-acid sequence is MTKEEIIKPENLVYKKPTLMNDNAMHYCPGCSHGVAHKLIAEVIEEMGMEDKTVGISPVGCAVFAYNYLDIDWQEAAHGRAPAVATAVKRLWPDRLVFTYQGDGDLACIGTAETIHALNRGENITIIFINNAIYGMTGGQMAPTTLVGMKSSTCPYGRDVELHGYPLKITEIAAQLEGTAYVTRQSVQSVPAIRKAKKAIRKAFENSMSGKGSNLVEIVSTCSSGWKMTPEKSNKWMEEHMFPFYPLGDLKDKE
- a CDS encoding 3-methyl-2-oxobutanoate dehydrogenase subunit VorB → MAEEVVLMKGNEAIAHAAIRCGADGYFGYPITPQSEVLETLAELKPWETTGMVVLQAESEVAAINMVYGGAGSGKMVLTSSSSPGVSLKQEGISYIAGAELPCLIVNVMRGGPGLGTIQPSQADYFQTVKGGGHGDYRLIALAPASVQEMADFVALGFELAFKYRNPAIILADGVIGQMMEKVVLPAQKPRRTDEEVIAQCPWATTGKAKGRKPNIITSLELKPEAMEINNLRFQAKYREIEENEVRFEEINCEDAEYLIIAFGSMARIGQKAMELAREKGIKVGILRPITLWPFPTKAIAAYADKVKGMLVTELNAGQMIEDVRLAVNGKIKVEHFGRLGGIVPDPDEIVTALEEKIIK
- a CDS encoding 4Fe-4S dicluster domain-containing protein, with the protein product MAKIKGAIVVDTERCKGCNLCVVACPLDVIALNKEVNMKGYNYAWQVKEDTCNGCSSCATVCPDGCISVYKVKVE
- a CDS encoding tetratricopeptide repeat protein, yielding MEQIDNLKELINQGDVDTAIKQLDQLLQDNSVEKEKDTLYYLRGNAYRKKGDWKRALDNYQYAIELNPDSPAVQARKMAIDILNFYHKDMFNQ
- a CDS encoding helix-turn-helix domain-containing protein, coding for MSEKELKMFDVDAQLDAAFGKEGTPERRAAEDRANAFFTGQIIEEARKKAKMTQAELAEKIGTNKSYISRVETGKTEPKVSTFYRIASALGMTVELNPAM
- a CDS encoding ATP-binding protein, encoding MESLYRTFQLQLEHTSTAFVRYLHDHIAWNSRLIAILGARGVGKTTLLLQHIKLHEKLDETLFIMADDFYFTTHRLFDLAYQFYSNGGKKLYIDEIHKYKGWSREVKNIYDQIPGLQVVYTGSSVLDLEKGGADLSRRKVEYKLPGLSFREYLNISQGWNLPAYSLNDILTGKVEFPFDKERPLKLFKEYIMYGYYPFFSDTEYLLRLRSVIAQMIESDIPVFADMNVASAVKLKKLLYVLAQSVPFKPNYAKLERDLEISRNTLPDYVTYLEKAGIINLLREKAQGLKLLEKVEKVYLNNTNMAYAISEETPDTGNLRETVFFSWMRVGYLVTSSPVSDFEIDGKTFEVGGKSKTTRQIKQVAEGYVVKDDTEYVFRNIIPLWMFGFIY
- a CDS encoding helix-turn-helix domain-containing protein, with product MEIVYHNIQLVSFPLTFVYGLFFLLDPAPGDVFRNHALARRLFGATLIIWAVYIAITWFLGGELKDPVVKISVNLSRFYIFGSLLEIAFSALVDNRFPIVRKTRNRIILWGVFMAAMALNILFVPAPVQKYVVIVAALYYAYEVYAILRRYYRVYFNMKRDMDNYYSENVSNFTHWMLLSSHGLGIIGFSGIGLAFAPTLGLLIYMVAGIIFFTYMSYSLYRYTLSVGHIKEIVMPAENEAEDKEQTEEQHPPVGEDANPTFIALEEKVNAWIENQGYTAPALTIQQLAVELGTNRTYLSDYVNSKYSLTFRNWIAQLRVDYSKRLLIGSSALPINTIAEMTGYSYNNFITVFTKMNRISPSQWRKNHVKEER
- a CDS encoding DUF3575 domain-containing protein — encoded protein: MLKKLMLPSFLLLFALCTGAQEKKERVYEFRFVPQKDMFFIPYGDNHKELERLSSFVAEHKDAIENGRMPLYVDGYCNSMPDESQNLAIARIRANRVKSELIVHQELTEKCFVTHNHADKGNWVTVRVQIAAPRESAKIATTAESGKTGKTVAAGKTASSDLQSDVSEYQDFQSASDVSSVSSYPSSHPFSLRANLLRWATLTPDLGLEWRIHRHVSILVNGSWTSWSWDNKNRRYALWKVSPEVRYYLGKQGKGFLGVLYHTGEFHYKLGKTGRQGDYQGGGLTGGYLLDLNRALSLDFHAGLGYTRSEYDQYKVVESTRVRQGSETKNYWGINQLGITLVWKLIK
- a CDS encoding FimB/Mfa2 family fimbrial subunit produces the protein MDKLTIRTDKRAIPIIKFSFTGKLLIFALATLQLAGCVKDDLYNTPHPDKGAVRITTDWSAASSDAVLPQSYILRIGTEEQTVTGTSNAFNALFEPGRQDLLVCHGADGITLSGHTATVNTLADGTLEPMPGYLFSGTKSLEIVKDDTLRVTVNMEQRIRRLTLVLKLTPGDEDRISTTSATLTGIASAIALRDGTITATVGKTVAPIFSIGTYSSDIRSAEAPALVATLRLLGVMPAEHQTLTLAITLTDGYVHTVTTDLSEVLRNFNTGAGMEPLVLDATLELPTAGDFHGTISGWEQCNDLIIDAH
- a CDS encoding fimbrillin family protein; translated protein: MKKEYWLATALLVGMTACSNDETGNAINGEPDAALFTGNIEAAHTRAFDQTWESGDQIGISGTTGGKTYTNIPYNYAGSGDETFTAAGDKIYYQDDQDVTFTAYYPWNASLTGSATISADTWGQADQKKFDFLYAQAEGGKDKKVDFNFTHRMVKLVLTVKAGADMTYADVERAACSLENFLHEGTFDRTTGIATATGEPSGMWVFANNAAAGEEEFNTPTVSENEPESSVSYTLILFPQVFPSTAGNLSFAAETGGNTYSAEIDLSQVPGNDVNELKAGTQYNITVNLNKTGLTVGTSTISPWKEKNHIIDAGM
- a CDS encoding fimbrillin family protein produces the protein MKQLRNYSLLAGTMLTLALTSCGNDGIEAQVYDGPVAAQVTAGINGVLTRAMDASWENNDAIGISCSSTNTNYANMRYVTTGDGTFTHEGGTKSGIFFQGTEEVTFSAYYPFSGTEKKSAGIISDVTTENQTQQKDFDYLYATTKTTYASPTISFTGASIFKHKMSRLILKITTSATDGFEVGDVLNGTYSISGIKHSGTFGTADGTATATGSATDDWTITATAQDANSQRTYSMIFYPQDQPTLTFKAVIGGQTYAKDITPTLAASTSNTYTITVKKTGLVVNSSTIEGWGEEHNESGDATMQ